A window of Selenomonas ruminantium subsp. lactilytica TAM6421 contains these coding sequences:
- a CDS encoding transglycosylase domain-containing protein produces MDKRSNTSRQKRSAKSGGTFKRVILGLGLIVMVMVTGIGCGFLTASMNTKPDLANDILPPASSQIYDINGNEIANVHAAENRRPVKIAQVPKQLQDAFIAVEDNRFYEHSGVDPRGIMRALYTNIRGHGVAEGGSTITQQLAKNAYLTQDRTLTRKVQEVFLALQLERQYTKKEILEMYLNQIYFGQGAYGVQAAAQTYFGKDVEDLDLNECAMLAGIPKSPNYFSPLNNLQAAQERKAVVLDQMEKYGYINRSTAEKTKKEEMKLVKPAKKTENGVATYFIDYVTQKLIDKYGADAVYKEGLKIYTTIDMDMQKAAEETVSKLPTYKTDGNGLAQPQMALVAIDPHNGYVKAMVGGRGNDQFNRATMAVRQPGSAFKPFVFIAALENKFTPNTVINDSPIDINGWRPQNASGNFSGRVSMREVARYSMNVPTVKIAQKLGIDKPIYYAQEMGISTFVLEGPQNDRQLATALGGMTKGVTPLEITSAYGTFANKGVHVEPVVIVKVLDRNGKVLEQSEPKQRSVVSESSAAELTDMLEDVIKKGTGTRANIGRPAAGKTGTTSNYNDAWFVGYTPDLVAGVWVGNDDNTPTRGIMGGHLPAEIWKAFMQKAVAQTPAKNFDGSRSSNYGGVGELEDDHKQELRKKDDKKKEDKKAADKKDGKENTENKSAPAGNGNKPGNAPAMPPVVAPEPGDGVGKGRN; encoded by the coding sequence ATGGATAAACGTTCAAATACGAGCCGTCAAAAGCGTTCTGCCAAGTCTGGTGGAACGTTCAAGCGTGTCATTTTGGGCCTTGGTTTGATTGTCATGGTCATGGTCACTGGTATTGGCTGTGGATTTCTTACTGCCAGTATGAATACTAAGCCGGATCTGGCTAACGATATCTTGCCGCCGGCGTCTTCGCAGATCTATGATATCAATGGCAACGAGATTGCCAATGTCCACGCAGCGGAGAATCGCCGCCCGGTAAAGATTGCGCAGGTTCCCAAGCAGCTGCAGGATGCATTCATAGCGGTGGAGGACAATCGCTTTTATGAGCATTCCGGCGTGGACCCGCGAGGCATCATGCGTGCTTTGTATACCAATATCCGGGGACATGGGGTAGCCGAAGGTGGTTCCACCATTACCCAGCAGCTGGCGAAAAATGCCTATCTGACGCAGGACCGCACTCTTACCCGTAAGGTGCAGGAAGTCTTCCTGGCTCTGCAGCTGGAGCGTCAGTATACGAAAAAAGAGATTCTGGAAATGTATCTGAATCAGATTTACTTTGGCCAGGGTGCTTATGGTGTGCAGGCTGCTGCCCAGACGTATTTCGGCAAAGATGTCGAGGATCTGGATCTTAATGAGTGTGCAATGTTGGCGGGCATCCCGAAGAGCCCGAACTATTTTTCGCCGCTGAATAATCTGCAGGCAGCTCAGGAGCGTAAGGCTGTTGTGCTGGATCAGATGGAAAAATATGGTTATATTAATCGTTCCACGGCAGAAAAGACGAAAAAAGAAGAAATGAAGCTGGTAAAACCGGCTAAGAAGACTGAAAATGGTGTTGCTACCTACTTTATTGATTATGTAACACAGAAGCTGATTGATAAATACGGTGCCGATGCTGTTTATAAGGAAGGCTTGAAAATCTATACCACCATTGATATGGATATGCAGAAGGCTGCGGAGGAAACGGTCAGCAAGCTGCCTACCTATAAGACGGATGGCAATGGTTTGGCACAGCCGCAGATGGCACTTGTGGCCATCGATCCTCATAATGGTTATGTGAAAGCCATGGTGGGCGGCCGTGGCAATGATCAGTTCAACCGCGCTACCATGGCTGTGCGTCAGCCGGGTTCGGCCTTCAAGCCCTTTGTGTTCATTGCGGCCTTGGAAAATAAGTTCACGCCGAACACGGTGATCAACGACAGCCCTATTGATATCAATGGCTGGCGTCCGCAGAATGCCAGCGGCAATTTCAGCGGACGTGTCAGCATGCGGGAAGTGGCCCGTTATTCCATGAACGTGCCGACGGTTAAGATCGCTCAGAAGCTGGGCATTGATAAGCCTATCTATTATGCGCAGGAAATGGGCATCAGCACCTTTGTATTGGAAGGTCCCCAGAATGACCGTCAGCTGGCTACGGCCTTGGGGGGGATGACCAAAGGCGTGACACCGCTGGAGATTACCAGCGCCTATGGTACTTTTGCCAATAAGGGTGTCCATGTGGAGCCTGTGGTGATCGTGAAGGTGCTGGACCGCAATGGCAAGGTGCTGGAGCAGAGTGAACCTAAGCAGCGCAGTGTGGTCAGTGAATCCAGCGCTGCAGAGCTCACGGATATGCTGGAAGATGTCATCAAGAAGGGCACGGGTACTCGGGCCAATATTGGTCGTCCGGCTGCTGGCAAAACCGGTACGACGAGTAACTACAACGATGCATGGTTTGTAGGTTATACGCCGGATCTGGTAGCTGGCGTATGGGTTGGCAATGATGATAATACCCCAACCAGAGGTATTATGGGCGGTCATTTGCCTGCCGAGATATGGAAAGCCTTCATGCAGAAGGCGGTAGCCCAGACACCGGCCAAGAACTTTGATGGTTCGCGTTCCAGCAATTATGGTGGCGTCGGCGAATTGGAAGACGACCATAAGCAGGAGCTCCGGAAGAAGGATGACAAGAAAAAAGAGGATAAAAAGGCTGCTGATAAGAAAGATGGCAAGGAAAATACCGAAAACAAATCAGCACCGGCTGGCAATGGCAATAAGCCCGGCAATGCACCAGCTATGCCGCCAGTGGTGGCCCCGGAACCCGGTGACGGTGTAGGCAAGGGCCGAAATTAA